A window from Microbacterium ginsengiterrae encodes these proteins:
- the ilvA gene encoding threonine ammonia-lyase translates to MSAVPTLAEFEDAARGLERVISHTPTLPSRALSDILGSPVVLKMENLQRTGSFKIRGAGHRLAQLTEEERAHGVVAASAGNHAQGVALAAQALGIPATIFMPLGVPVPKLLATRGYGAEVVLEGETVATSLRLAAEYAERTGAIMIHPFDHRDIVVGQGTLGLELIEDAPDVDTILVGIGGGGLIAGVAAAAKAAAAKIGRTIRVIGVQAENAAAVPPSLAAGHPVEIETHPTIADGILVARTGDVPFGMIQELVDDVVTVSDDDIARALLVLLEQAKVVVEPAGAVGVAAILAGKVADTGKTLCVLSGGNIDPLLLQRVVAHGLAASGRYLTVRIPLPDRPGQLARVSELVAEAGANVMEVMHTRHGQGLQISEVSLQLSIETRGAEHTELTLDTLRRAGYDPIVVPD, encoded by the coding sequence GTGCCCTGTCGGACATCCTCGGGTCGCCGGTCGTGCTGAAGATGGAGAACCTGCAGCGCACCGGATCCTTCAAGATCCGTGGCGCAGGTCACCGTCTCGCCCAGCTCACCGAGGAGGAGCGCGCACACGGCGTCGTCGCCGCCTCGGCGGGCAACCACGCGCAGGGCGTCGCCCTGGCCGCGCAGGCGCTTGGGATCCCTGCGACGATCTTCATGCCGCTGGGCGTGCCCGTGCCGAAGCTCCTCGCCACCCGCGGGTACGGCGCCGAGGTCGTCCTCGAGGGCGAGACCGTGGCCACGTCGTTGCGGCTGGCCGCCGAGTACGCCGAGCGCACCGGTGCCATCATGATCCACCCCTTCGACCACCGCGACATCGTCGTCGGCCAGGGCACGCTGGGCCTCGAACTCATCGAGGACGCCCCCGACGTCGACACGATCCTCGTCGGGATCGGCGGCGGGGGGTTGATCGCCGGTGTCGCCGCGGCCGCGAAGGCCGCCGCTGCGAAGATAGGCCGCACGATCCGTGTCATCGGCGTGCAGGCCGAGAACGCCGCTGCTGTTCCGCCCTCGCTCGCCGCAGGGCACCCGGTGGAGATCGAGACGCATCCCACCATCGCCGACGGCATCCTTGTCGCCAGGACCGGTGACGTGCCGTTCGGGATGATCCAGGAGCTCGTCGACGACGTGGTCACCGTCAGCGACGACGACATCGCCCGGGCGCTGCTGGTGTTGCTGGAACAGGCCAAGGTCGTCGTCGAGCCCGCTGGAGCCGTCGGGGTGGCCGCCATCCTCGCCGGCAAGGTCGCCGACACCGGCAAGACCCTGTGCGTGCTGTCCGGCGGCAACATCGACCCTCTGCTGCTGCAGCGCGTCGTGGCCCACGGACTCGCCGCCTCCGGGCGATACCTCACGGTCCGCATCCCGCTTCCCGACCGTCCGGGTCAACTCGCACGCGTGTCCGAACTCGTCGCCGAGGCCGGCGCGAATGTCATGGAGGTCATGCACACCAGGCACGGCCAAGGTCTGCAGATCAGCGAGGTCAGCCTGCAGCTGAGCATCGAGACGCGCGGTGCTGAGCACACCGAGCTCACGCTGGACACGCTCCGGCGTGCCGGCTACGACCCGATCGTCGTCCCCGACTGA
- the greA gene encoding transcription elongation factor GreA, translating into MSTDAQVPFLTQEAYDRLVAELEHLSTVGRDEIAKRIEAAREEGDLKENGGYHAAKDEQGKQEARIRTLEQLLKTAKVGEAPASRGVVEPGTVVTAVVAGGEERFLLGSREIAGDTDYDVYSEASPLGQAILGLKIGEKTSYEAPNGKSISVEITGVETFAG; encoded by the coding sequence GTGTCCACAGACGCTCAGGTCCCGTTCCTCACGCAGGAAGCCTACGATCGACTCGTCGCCGAGCTCGAACACCTCTCGACCGTCGGTCGCGACGAGATCGCCAAGCGCATCGAGGCCGCACGCGAAGAGGGCGACCTCAAGGAGAACGGCGGCTACCACGCGGCGAAGGACGAGCAGGGCAAGCAGGAGGCCCGCATCCGCACGCTCGAGCAGCTGCTGAAGACCGCCAAGGTCGGCGAGGCGCCCGCGAGCCGCGGCGTCGTCGAGCCCGGCACCGTCGTGACCGCCGTCGTCGCCGGTGGCGAGGAGCGCTTCCTCCTCGGCAGCCGCGAGATCGCCGGAGACACGGACTACGACGTGTACAGCGAGGCGAGCCCGCTCGGTCAGGCGATCCTCGGCCTCAAGATCGGCGAGAAGACCTCCTACGAGGCTCCGAACGGCAAGTCCATCTCGGTGGAGATCACCGGCGTGGAGACCTTCGCCGGCTGA
- a CDS encoding DUF4307 domain-containing protein, translated as MTTALELDERYGRIRRGRTPWIIGIGIVTAAIIVFGWMTFTQSMNSVDADDLGYEVVDEHSVTVRFQITGGQGKDVACAIQALDAEFGVVGWKVLEIPAAGEHSQQLTVTVPTVAEATTGLVNTCWVA; from the coding sequence GTGACGACCGCACTCGAGCTCGATGAGCGGTACGGCCGCATCCGCCGCGGGCGTACACCGTGGATCATCGGGATCGGCATCGTCACCGCAGCGATCATCGTCTTCGGCTGGATGACCTTCACCCAGTCGATGAACTCGGTGGACGCAGACGATCTGGGGTATGAGGTCGTCGACGAGCACAGCGTGACGGTGCGATTCCAGATCACGGGCGGCCAGGGCAAGGACGTCGCATGCGCAATCCAGGCGCTCGATGCGGAATTCGGCGTCGTCGGCTGGAAGGTCCTCGAGATCCCTGCGGCCGGCGAGCACAGTCAGCAGCTCACCGTGACCGTCCCCACCGTCGCCGAAGCCACCACAGGTTTGGTGAACACCTGCTGGGTCGCATAG